Genomic segment of Pongo pygmaeus isolate AG05252 chromosome 1, NHGRI_mPonPyg2-v2.0_pri, whole genome shotgun sequence:
aGCCCCCATCCCAGAGCCTGGAGTTGCGGAGGCAGCTACAGGAGGAGCAGGCCTCCTACCGGTGCAAGCTGCAGGCCTACCTGGAGGGCCAGCAGCGGCAGGCCCAGCTTGTGTGCAGCGGCTGCAGGGCAAGGTCAGGGCCACCCAATCCTGCTCCTGCCCTCCCACATGTTCATtttgccctgcccccacccatgGGGGTCACCATCAGCTCCCCATCCCCAGATTCTCCAGTACAAGAAGAGGTGCTCGGAGCCGGAGCAGCAGCTGCTGGAGAGATCTGGAGAGCTGGAGCAGCAGCTGCTAAGGGTAGGTgccagggtggggcaggggcaggcctGCCCTCCACCTGCCCTGCCTGATGCTTTAACCTCTCTCCCACCCAGGACACAGAGCACAACCAAGACCTGGAGAGCGCCCTCATCCggctggaggaggagcagcagaGGTGAGGGCGCAGCAGGGAGGGCCAGGGCTGGCAGGATGGCCCCCTGCGTGAGTGCCTACTGATCACCTCTGCCCCATTCAGGAGTGCCAGCCTGGCCCAGGTGAATGCCATGCTCCGAGAACAGCTGGACCAGGCAGGCTCGGCCAACCAGGCTCTGAGTGAGGACATACGAAAGGTGACCAGCAATTGG
This window contains:
- the LOC134737573 gene encoding rootletin-like, translated to GRPAPRHLVQPARPRRPRLRRRRAKILQYKKRCSEPEQQLLERSGELEQQLLRDTEHNQDLESALIRLEEEQQRSASLAQVNAMLREQLDQAGSANQALSEDIRKGPAAAGRGAVQEVGLGLSMGLRLAESRVEAALEKQALLQAQLEEQLRDKVLH